The Eubacterium maltosivorans genome includes the window GCATAGGCGACAGAAAAGCGCTAACCAAACTCATGGCGTCCTTGTTAAACTCCTCAACGGTCCGGCTCCAGTTTTCCTTTTCGCCGAAAAGATTGCGGATATGGATCATCACCGCATCGGGATCATCGGCTGTGTAGGCCAAAAATCCATATTCTGACTGACCAAAATCCGATGCGGCACAGGCTGCCGGAATCACTGCCTGTGCGTCATCCGCCCGGGATTCCATGCTGCCAATCACCCTGTAATCAAAAGCTCTGCCATTCGCTGACAGCTCAATGGTATCACCGACCCCAAGGCCTCGCTGCTTCATGGTGTCTGCATTTAAGAGGATCACTCTGCCCTGTCCAAAGCCAGATAGCGCGGAATTTTTCGCCGCTGTATCAGAGTATTTGATGGCAAGCATGGCAGTGTACTGCCCCAGGTCCTCCACAGCCTCCAGACGATCAAAGAGAACACCATCTCCTTCAATCTCGCTATTCATGACAAACATGGGCATAACCTCATGGACTCCGTCAATCTCCTGCACCTCTTTAACAAACGCTGGTGTCATCTGCGCGTCGGCAAAACCATCAAGTGCTGCCCCATTAAATACATCGCCGATATACTGATTCACAAAGCTCCCCACCACACTGATGGCAATGATGGCCGAAAGGCTGATAAAAAGCAGGACAATATTCTGATGGATGCTGTGGTTCTTTCTCAGGTTTCGGGCTGCCAGCATTCCCTCGTTTCCAAAGCAGCAGCCATATAATTTCTCCATAACCCAGGCGGTCCCGTCCACCACCGGCGGGATCATCAAAATCGCCGCGGCAAGAATACCCAGCAGCGAGAATCCTCCAACAAGAAACAGCCCATTATTCTCAAGGAGCAGCAGACGCGGCGCGGCGATGGAGATCATCATCATTAATGTACCCACAACCAGCCGTACCCGTGTTGACGCCCGCTTCTGTGTCACACTGCCGAGCACCACCTCCTTGACTGGCAGCCCGCTGGCACGGCGCGCGGGAATATATGCGCTGAGCAGCGGCACTAGCACTGCCACAGCGGATGACAGCAGCACATTGAGCGGCGACACCACCATGGGAATAACGATTCCCTGGGAAAGTGATTCTCCCAGGCCCTGGAGCAGCAGACTCAATACCACTGCCCCAACCGGAACCGCAATGATAACACTAAAAACGCCATAAACCAGGCTTTCCATCAGCAATATTCCTGTGACTGCCCGCCTTGTGGCGCCAATACTCCTGAAGGTCCCAATGACTGGAAGCCGTTCCAGTGTGATTACCTGATAACTGCTAAAAATAATAAATACACTCATAACCAGGGAGAAAAAGCTGATCAGAAAAAAAGGCATGGATTTTTGCCGGGCATCAGCTTGAACCTGCGCTTCATTGTACGTTTTTTCAACCGTATACTGTGCATTTGGCAGGGCTTCGGAAAGTGAATTGACCAGCTGCCCTGTCGACACGGTCTCTTCTGGCGCCACCAGTATCCGGTTATAGCCCTCTGCCACTCCATCCAGCCCTCTCAGACATTCCTCAGAGACAAGCGCGTTAAAGCCCCGCGTATTTCTCAAAAACACCGTGTCATAAGCCGCGACAGACGCGACTCGAAAATTTCTTTCCGTCCCTCCAAGCTCAAGTCTCAGGGTGTCACCAGCCTTCACCTGATATTTTGAGGTAAATTTTTCCGGCAAAATAATCTCATCTTCATTAAGTGGGCTGAACTTTTCGCCTTCCAGCAGCCGCGGTTCATTGATGGCGGACAAATCCCCTAAATCAGCCGCAAACAGATCAAAATTCTCGTAGTATCCCTCTTCGCTGTAAAGAGCTTTTGCCTCAAGCATTCCCACAGCTTTGCCGATCTCCGGCAAATCAGGAAGCTCCTCTTTACTTATCTTTCCCGCTCCCCCCTCGCTCGTATGAGCCGTTACAGACACTGAAGCACTTCCAGCCATTCCTTTTGCCATTTTACGCTGGGCGGCCTCATAAGAATCACCGATGCACAGCGAGACAAAAAGCAGCACAGCAGAGAGTACAATGGACAGCAGCATCACCGCTGTCCGCAGCTTTCGCTCACGAACGTTGTTTAAAATATACCTGAATATAATTTTCAAAATCTCACCTGCTTTCCTGAGTTTTGCCGCACGAAAAAACCGGCGGCTTACTCTAAGAATAAACCGCCGGCCTTACGTCTGCTTTCAACAAACCTTATTTTAATCTTAATTTTGAGGAAGCGTGACTTTAAACGTAGTCCCGGCCCCCAGACAGCTGTCCACCGAAATTTTTCCGCCGTGCAGCGAGATGATCTCCCGGGCAATGGCCATGCCAAGGCCCGTCCCTCCGCTGTCTGCGCCGGCCGAGACACCCCGGTAATAACGGTCAAAAAGCCGGTTTATCTGCGCTTCAGTCATCCCCTCTCCCTCATCCCATATCCGGATTTGACAGGGAACTCCTGAAATAATTTCTACCCCGATCCTCGCATCGGCGCCGCTGTACAGAAGTGTATTGATGAGCAGGTTATTAAGGGCCCGCTTCATAAGTCCGGGGTCAATGTTTAAAATCTGACTGCCCTCTGCCTCAAATTCTACAGTGCGTCCGGCATGACGGGGATCATTCAGACAGTCAATCACCAGCTCCCGAACAAACCGGATGATGTCCATGGTTTGCAGATTAAGGGGCATCATGCCATTTTCAAGCTGATAGGTAAGCTTCAGATCATTGATGAGCGTCTCGGCGCAGGCGGTATTCTTCAAAATCGCGGCGCTGTATTTTTTAAGCTCGGTGCTGTCCGGCGTATCATCTGAAGCGGCCAGCAGTTCGGCATAGCCCCGTATGGGCGACAGCGGCGTTTTAAGATCATGTGTAATATTGGCGATCCATTCTTTCCTCAGCTGCTCGTCTTTCCTGCGGGCTTCCTCTGCCATTTGAAGGGTCCTGTCCAATGTATTTAAACTGACATGAATATCCTGAAAGACGCCTTTTTCCTGTATTGGCATATAACAGCGGCCGGCGATTTCATCCACTGCTTCAGTCATCTTTGAAAGCCTGCGGGTAACGGCAAAGCCATAGGCGAGCCCGAGAACAGCGGTCAGGAAAATCACCGCGCCCGCACCAAACAGCGCATAGGACTTCCCGGAGGAAAAACGCCCAGCATTGACATTCATCGTGATTTTTGCAATATCCATGGGAAAGCCAATGAGATAAGTCCAGCCCGTACCGCTATCCTCTGCCACACCAGAAAAAACAGCTTTGCTTCCACGACTGTCCAAAGTGTTTAGCAGCCTGTCCGGGGAATACTCCTCTGGCTGCCCTTCCGGCACAGAGACGCCCTTAACCACGCGGCCAGTACTGTCCAGAATCTGAAGCCAGAGGCCGTTATCCTTCAGTGCTTCAAACCCCCTCTGGGTGATTACCGGCTCACCCTCTAAAAAAATGATCTCCTCTGAAAAAGCCCTGGTAAACTCAGCAGGCCAGTCGCTGCGGACAATTTCCCCATCTGACTTCTGGACAGTCACGGCATAGACCACCATGCCCGCCCCGGCGGCCAGAATAAGAATCATGAGGATTAAAAATAACCCGTAGATGTGAAAAGCCGATTTATAGCCGGACCGTTTCATTGCCCTGTCCCCACAGCCAGCCGATAGCCCAGTCCCTTAACGGTCAGGATAAGATCTGGACTTGAAGGGTCTTTCTCAATCTTTTCCCGAAGATGGTGGATATGGACCATAATGGTATTGTCACACACTGCGCTCAGCTCACCCCATACCTGCTCATAAAGCCGGTCTTTACTGATAATCTTTCCCGCGTTTTCGGCCAGATATAAAAGAATGCCGAACTCCCGGGCAGTCAGCTCAAGCTCCCGCCCATTCTGGTAAACACGGCTGCCGTCCACGTCAATCTCCAGCCCGCCAGCGTTTATCCGTCGGCCAGCGGCCGCATCTGCTGTTTTATTGTATTCCATCCGCCGGAGCTGGGCCTTGACGCGAAAAACCAGTTCCTTTGGACTGAAGGGCTTGGTGATATAATCGTCTCCTCCGCTGCCGAGCCCGAGAATTTTATCCACATCATCGTTCCTCGCAGATAAAAACAGTACTGGACAATAGGAAAATTCACGGATTGCCCGGCAGACCTCGATTCCGTCCATGTCTGGCAGCATGATGTCAAGAATTACCACATCCGGCGCATTTTTCTCACAAACCGCAAGCGCTTCACTTCCTGTAAACGCCCTGTTAACACAGCGGAAGCCCTCTTTTCTGAGGGCTGTTTCCACTAATTCGGTAATATCCGGCTCATCATCGACCAACAAAATTCTTTTGTCATAAACGCTTTCCATGGCTCCTCCTTTTTATGGCTTTATTTCTATTTTTATTCACTATATGCCATTTAGAGCACCCTGTCAAGCGCAGGCTCAATTCAGCCTTTCACTTTACGTTCCTTAAAAACTGTTTTTGCTGCAGTTACTGCGTTTAAAACCCTGGGAAAGCCCACGTACGGGATACACTGGATAAAAACCTCGATGATTTTTTCCCGGGAAAGCCCAACATTTAAGGCGCCGTTGATATGAACCCTCAGCTGGGCCTCACAGCCGCCTGATGTCAGCAGACTGGAAATGGTGATGATCTCCCGCTCCTCCAGTGTAAGCCCGGCCCTGGGGTAAATATCCCCAAAAGCAAATTCCACAATATAACGCCCCAGATCCGGCGCGATATCCTTCAAAGACTCAATCACACCCTCACCCGCATTGCCGTCAATCTGGCGTAGCATTTCCATGCCTTTATCAAATCTTTTGTCATTCATTTGATCTTACCTCCTGTTTCTTTTATAATAAAAGTGTAGTCCTTAGACTATAGTCAAAGTCAAGCAAAAGGTAAAGGAGTCTTAAAATGACCATCGGTGAACTTACCAAAAAGACGGGTATCGGCGAGCATACCCTGCGCTTCTACGAAAAAAAGGGCCTTATCCGGGTCCCTCGAGATGGACAAGGCCGCCGTTTTTACACGGAAAAAGATATCGAATGGGTATGCTTCATCAAACGTCTGAAGGATACCGGCATGCTGCTAAAAGATATTAAAATTTATGCCGACCTCCGTTACGAAGGCGACCATACCGCCGCCGAGCGCTTGAAAATTCTTAGAAGGCACCGTGAATACGTCGAAGAACAGCGCCGCAAATGGGATGAGTATCTCAAAAACCTCGATGCAAAAATCGGTATTTATGAGGAGATGGTAAGGTGATCAGTCTCTCTGCGAGCATTTGGCCGCGTCAATGGCCAGGACAATCATTAGCGATAAGAGTATGTCCTGCGGGTCTGTGATGTCGATCACATAGGTGTCGGTAAGGTTAAACAGCTGCTTGGACGCCTGCATAATCATACGACCTTGGCGGTCCACCACCTCGTATTCCCACTCAAAGAGATCTCCTTCTACACTCCAGTCGTTACAGTTTAAGGTGAAGGCCGGCCTGAAGAAAGTAAACTTTTTCTGAATCTCTCCAATCTCCCGGCCATTCTGGTACAGGGCGAACCGCTGCAGCAGCGTAAGCACTTCCTCTTTTACAGTTCCCACATGCTCGCCGAAGCGGTCATAAATCTCAAGGCAATGTCCCCAGGACAGGCGGCCCTTAACTGTAAAAACCGTTTCTCCCGCCTCATCATAAATATCATAACTGTCAAACCAGGAGAACAGCCGCTGTTTGAATAGTAATTTCATCTTTTCCTCCTTTAATGTATACTTGCCATAATACAACTATTTCCTTTAATTTTATGCTATAATGCACCTATTAATTGTATTTAGGGGAGACATTATGCAGAGATTATCACGAAAAAACACTTTTCTCATCGGGATTACGCTTTTCTCGATGTTTTTTGGCGCGGGAAATTTAATATTTCCGCCCTTTCTGGGGGAACAGGCAGGAAGCCTGGCCTGGCTTGCCTTTGCGGGCTTTGCCATCAGTGCCATTGGTCTTCCGATACTGGGGGTTGCGGCTGTGGCAAAATCCGGTGGATTGAGTGCTCTGGCCGGCCGGGTGCACCCTGTTTTCGCGGCGGTATTTACCTTTTTAATTTACCTGTCCATCGGCCCCTGCCTTGCCATTCCGCGTACGGCCAGCACGTCCTTTGAAATGGCTGTGCTGCCGTTTTTGCCCGAGGGCAGCGGCGGCAGTCTTATATTGTTTCTTTACTCCATTGTCTTTTTTGCCGTGGCGCTGCTGCTGGCGCTCAAGCCAGACAAGCTCACAGACCGGCTCGGCAAAAAACTGACGCCCTGCCTGCTGGCTTTGATTTTTATTATCTTTGCCG containing:
- a CDS encoding carboxymuconolactone decarboxylase family protein codes for the protein MNDKRFDKGMEMLRQIDGNAGEGVIESLKDIAPDLGRYIVEFAFGDIYPRAGLTLEEREIITISSLLTSGGCEAQLRVHINGALNVGLSREKIIEVFIQCIPYVGFPRVLNAVTAAKTVFKERKVKG
- a CDS encoding response regulator transcription factor, whose product is MESVYDKRILLVDDEPDITELVETALRKEGFRCVNRAFTGSEALAVCEKNAPDVVILDIMLPDMDGIEVCRAIREFSYCPVLFLSARNDDVDKILGLGSGGDDYITKPFSPKELVFRVKAQLRRMEYNKTADAAAGRRINAGGLEIDVDGSRVYQNGRELELTAREFGILLYLAENAGKIISKDRLYEQVWGELSAVCDNTIMVHIHHLREKIEKDPSSPDLILTVKGLGYRLAVGTGQ
- a CDS encoding sensor histidine kinase produces the protein MKRSGYKSAFHIYGLFLILMILILAAGAGMVVYAVTVQKSDGEIVRSDWPAEFTRAFSEEIIFLEGEPVITQRGFEALKDNGLWLQILDSTGRVVKGVSVPEGQPEEYSPDRLLNTLDSRGSKAVFSGVAEDSGTGWTYLIGFPMDIAKITMNVNAGRFSSGKSYALFGAGAVIFLTAVLGLAYGFAVTRRLSKMTEAVDEIAGRCYMPIQEKGVFQDIHVSLNTLDRTLQMAEEARRKDEQLRKEWIANITHDLKTPLSPIRGYAELLAASDDTPDSTELKKYSAAILKNTACAETLINDLKLTYQLENGMMPLNLQTMDIIRFVRELVIDCLNDPRHAGRTVEFEAEGSQILNIDPGLMKRALNNLLINTLLYSGADARIGVEIISGVPCQIRIWDEGEGMTEAQINRLFDRYYRGVSAGADSGGTGLGMAIAREIISLHGGKISVDSCLGAGTTFKVTLPQN
- a CDS encoding ABC transporter permease, which gives rise to MKIIFRYILNNVRERKLRTAVMLLSIVLSAVLLFVSLCIGDSYEAAQRKMAKGMAGSASVSVTAHTSEGGAGKISKEELPDLPEIGKAVGMLEAKALYSEEGYYENFDLFAADLGDLSAINEPRLLEGEKFSPLNEDEIILPEKFTSKYQVKAGDTLRLELGGTERNFRVASVAAYDTVFLRNTRGFNALVSEECLRGLDGVAEGYNRILVAPEETVSTGQLVNSLSEALPNAQYTVEKTYNEAQVQADARQKSMPFFLISFFSLVMSVFIIFSSYQVITLERLPVIGTFRSIGATRRAVTGILLMESLVYGVFSVIIAVPVGAVVLSLLLQGLGESLSQGIVIPMVVSPLNVLLSSAVAVLVPLLSAYIPARRASGLPVKEVVLGSVTQKRASTRVRLVVGTLMMMISIAAPRLLLLENNGLFLVGGFSLLGILAAAILMIPPVVDGTAWVMEKLYGCCFGNEGMLAARNLRKNHSIHQNIVLLFISLSAIIAISVVGSFVNQYIGDVFNGAALDGFADAQMTPAFVKEVQEIDGVHEVMPMFVMNSEIEGDGVLFDRLEAVEDLGQYTAMLAIKYSDTAAKNSALSGFGQGRVILLNADTMKQRGLGVGDTIELSANGRAFDYRVIGSMESRADDAQAVIPAACAASDFGQSEYGFLAYTADDPDAVMIHIRNLFGEKENWSRTVEEFNKDAMSLVSAFLSPMHKLTYFILFLAAVGVINNLLINYLQKRRAIAMYKSVGMSNGQNIKMTLLEGFSSGIIGAFIGVLVSWLLIQTIFLVAGPQIAMTPTLDIKVFLAAGLAGVLINLAGAVVPVIKGSKIELVEEIKCE
- a CDS encoding LURP-one-related/scramblase family protein, with the translated sequence MYYGKYTLKEEKMKLLFKQRLFSWFDSYDIYDEAGETVFTVKGRLSWGHCLEIYDRFGEHVGTVKEEVLTLLQRFALYQNGREIGEIQKKFTFFRPAFTLNCNDWSVEGDLFEWEYEVVDRQGRMIMQASKQLFNLTDTYVIDITDPQDILLSLMIVLAIDAAKCSQRD
- a CDS encoding MerR family transcriptional regulator; translation: MTIGELTKKTGIGEHTLRFYEKKGLIRVPRDGQGRRFYTEKDIEWVCFIKRLKDTGMLLKDIKIYADLRYEGDHTAAERLKILRRHREYVEEQRRKWDEYLKNLDAKIGIYEEMVR